A stretch of the Glycine soja cultivar W05 chromosome 13, ASM419377v2, whole genome shotgun sequence genome encodes the following:
- the LOC114380954 gene encoding transcriptional regulator SUPERMAN-like, with protein sequence MEGNYLNRNSTTPQREDSFGFEEHSWGTPWPARNYACSFCKREFRSAQALGGHMNVHRRDRARLRSSLSSWVSECPKPNPNNNPTLLPPPSSSSPSPLPDEPLNYAHPSPLCSPCLTLSSSPSPASTSGDKKPRLTPSHQFPLLIPQSEIKMMSMNTRSDFIADEEMKGCVVEEEEHKGFKNNEQNITLELGIGLLKHQEEKLDLELRLGH encoded by the coding sequence ATGGAAGGAAACTATCTGAACAGAAACAGTACTACTCCACAGAGAGAGGATAGCTTTGGTTTTGAGGAGCATTCATGGGGAACTCCATGGCCTGCTAGAAACTATGCTTGTAGCTTTTGCAAGAGAGAGTTTAGGTCTGCTCAAGCATTGGGTGGACACATGAATGTTCACAGAAGGGATAGGGCAAGATTGAGATCATCCTTATCTTCGTGGGTTTCCGAATGccctaaacctaaccctaatAATAACCCAACTCTTCTTCCACCACCCTCTTCTTCTTCACCATCTCCTTTGCCTGATGAGCCTTTGAACTATGCAcatccttctccactttgtAGCCCTTGTCTCACTTTGTCTTCTTCACCCTCCCCAGCTTCTACCAGTGGAGACAAGAAACCAAGACTCACCCCTTCTCATCAATTTCCTCTTTTGATTCCTCAAAGCGAAATTAAGATGATGAGTATGAATACAAGGAGTGATTTCATTGCTGATGAGGAAATGAAGGGCTgtgtggtggaggaggaggagcaCAAGGGTTTTAAGAATAATGAGCAAAACATTACGTTGGAGTTAGGAATAGGGTTGCTTAAACACCAAGAGGAGAAGTTAGATTTGGAGCTTCGCCTCGGGCATTAA